The genomic DNA TAAAAATTTCCCCTGTATTTTTACAGAATTCAGAGCAAAAATCATATATTATAAGCTCATTTTAGCAAGTTTTTATATTTCGTATCATTCTGTTAAAATATTATTGTCATATATCTATATTTTATTATACTCTTGCAATTATAAAAAAGTATAACTTTTATCACTAAAAATGAAATTTTTTATACTTTAGATATTATAAGTCCACATTTCAAAAGCCTGTTTTCAGTTTTTATTCAAAAAAATTAAGCAAATAACTCTTCCTTAAAGCCGGATCCAACAATTTAAATAATAAAAAAAGACAGCAAACTCATTATTTACTATCTTTTTTTAAAATATAAATATCGTGTATCATATCTTTTTCTTTATACCTTTTTACAAAAGAAGAAATTTTATTAAAACCAAGTTTTTCAGCTAGTCCTGATGATCTGTAATTTTCCGGTCTTATCAGAGCATAGATTTCTTTTTCTTCCATCTTGTGAAATGCCTGCTTTATAAAAAACATTGCAGCTTCATATGCATATCCTTTATTCCAGAATTCTTTCATAAAAATATACCCTATTTCTAAAATTCTTTTATCCTGAACCACAGAATAATGCAGACCAGCCTGCCCTGCAAATCTGCCTGACTCTTTCTCAATGATAGTAAAATAACCTGTTCCGTCTTCTCTATAACTTTTTATATTGTTATCTATCCACTCTTTTACCTCTTCATCGGAAAAAGAATGCTCCCATGCATACATGACTTCCAAATCCTTAAGCATCACAGACAGATTATCAAAATCTTCATAAGTAACTTCTTTTATTACTAATCTTTCTGTTTCCGATATTTTTTCCATATGCCCTCCAAAAATCAAACAATAAATAGTAAAAAATATTTATAAAATAAAAAAAATCCTATTAAACAATAGGAAAAAAAGTGGCGTCCCTGGCAGGACTCGAACCTGCGACCCTTTGATTAACAGTCAAATGCTCTAACCAGCTGAGCTACAGAGACAAATAATTAAAAGCTTGGCGAAGACCTATATTCCCTAGAAGTAAATCTAAGTATTGTCGGCGCAAACAGGCTTAACTACCAGGTTCGAAATGTATCTGGGTGTACCTCTGTCGCTATGTTCACCAAGCAAGGATTGTCTTAAAAAGACAATGAGAAATAAATAGTAGGATAGATATCCATCAGTAAAAACGGTATATATTTTTTAAAAAGCTTCGTCATATTAGTAC from Sebaldella termitidis ATCC 33386 includes the following:
- a CDS encoding GNAT family N-acetyltransferase; protein product: MEKISETERLVIKEVTYEDFDNLSVMLKDLEVMYAWEHSFSDEEVKEWIDNNIKSYREDGTGYFTIIEKESGRFAGQAGLHYSVVQDKRILEIGYIFMKEFWNKGYAYEAAMFFIKQAFHKMEEKEIYALIRPENYRSSGLAEKLGFNKISSFVKRYKEKDMIHDIYILKKDSK